The region ACAGCGACGCACCAAGTTCTCGGCAAATACTCGGGATGTATAAGGCAAAGTTGCATACGCGCCAGCTTGAATGTCATCAACAGCAGCGCGAGTATCAAAATAATCCAGTTCACTGCCAGGTAACGCTTTACGATAGTTAGTATTCATCATCCATTATCTCTCTGAAATTGGTGTTACAACTCTTGGCTCTGCACCAATATAATCTGCACTTGGGCGAATAATACGGTTGTTGCTACGCTGTTCCATCACATGCGCAGCCCAGCCTGTTAGACGCGAACAAACAAAAATAGGGGTAAATAATTTGGTTGGGATGCCCATAAAATGGTACGCAGAAGCATGGAAGAAGTCGGCGTTACAGAATAGTTTTTTGCTATCCCACATAAACTCTTCACATGCGACAGAGATATCGTATAACGCCGTATCACCATGTTCATGCGCCAGTTTTTCAGACCATTTTTTAATGATGACATTACGCGGATCAGAAGTGCTGTAAATCGCATGGCCAAAGCCCATGATTTTTTCTTTACGTTCTAACATGGCAGCCATTTGTATTTTGGCATCTGTTGGTGAAGTGAATTTTTGGATCATATCCATTGCCGCTTCATTGGCACCACCGTGCAATGGTCCACGCAAGGTACCAATAGCCCCCGTTACACACGAGAACATATCTGACAATGTCGATGCACAAACACGCGCACTAAAGGTAGATGCATTAAACTCATGCTCTGCATATAAGATCAGTGATACATCCATCACTCGGCGATGTTGCGCTGACGGTGTTTCTCCACGCAGTAGTTTAAGGAAATGACCAGCCAATGAATCTTCATCAGTTGTACAGTCAATCTCCACGCCATCATGAGAATAACGATACCAGTAACACATGATTGCAGGGAACGCCGCTAGTAAGCGATTAGCCGCTTTGTTTTGCTCTGAAAAATCAGTTTCAGGTTCAATGTTGCCTAAAAATGAACAACCGGTACGCATGACATCCATTGGATGCGCGTCTGCAGGAATATGCTGTAATACTTCTTTTAACGATTGCGGTAAATCGCGTAGGGTATGTAATTGCGCTTTATACGTTTCCAGCTGATCAAGTGTCGGCAATTCGCCGTTAAATAATAAATACGCCACTTCTTCAAATGTTGCGTTTTCAGCCAAGTCGGCAACGTCATAGCCACAATAGGTTAAGCCGCTACCTGATTTACCGACGGTACAAAGTGCAGTGTCACCAGCGCTTTGGCCACGTAAACCTGCGCCTGATAATTTTTTGTCTGTCATCATTATTCCCTTAATTTGTATTAATACTTTAATACTGAACAGCTAATTTAAACGGCTCATAGCAACTCTACAGTCGCCATTGCGGTTACTGCAACGGGCTCACTCTGCAACATCCTGTTTGCTATTGTTCGCTTGATTGTTTAGTACTTACTTTTTATTTCGGTATAGTTTATTCCGGTGTAGTCATCTCTATATAAATAATCTTAGTCGATGATCGCAAGTAGCAATCAGGCCTATTTGTTGGCTACTTATTCTTACCTTCGGAGAACAGACTATCTAATTTTTGCTCATAGTCGTGATAACCAAGGTAATCATATAAATCCATCCGTGTTTGCATATTACCAACCACAGCTTTTTGGTCACCGTCGGTTAATAAGGTTTTATAAACCTGTTCCGCGGCTTTATTCATCGCGCGGAATGCCGATAATGGGTATAGCACCATGGCGCAACCCCATTCACCCAGCTGGTCTTTATTCCATAACTCGGTTTGACCAAATTCGGTAATATTAGCGAGAATCGGTACATCCAATGCCGCAGAAAAGGCACGATAATGGACTTCAGTTTTCACTGCTTCAGCAAAAATACCGTCTGCACCTGCAGCAACATAGGCCTGTGCTCGGGCAATAGCGGCCTCTAAGCCTTCTTGTGCGAATGAATCGGTACGCGCCATGATGAAGAAATCAGGATCTGTACGCGCATCAACCGCGGCTTTAATGCGATCAACCATCTCTGCTGTCGACACAATTTCTTTATTTGGGCGATGACCACAACGCTTCTGTGCCACTTGGTCTTCAAGATGCACTGCTGCTGCACCGGCTTTTTCCATATCACGAATGGTTTTAGCAATGTTAAATGCCCCACCCCAACCGGTATCGATATCCACCAGTAAAGGTAAACTCGATGCGGCTGTAATACGCTGCACGTCGACAAGCACATCATTCAATGACGTCATGCCGAGATCTGGCAAACCATAAGATGCATTCGCCACACCACCACCAGACAAATAAATAGCTTGATGGCCTAACTGCTCCGCCATTATGGCGCAATACGCATTAATCGTACCGACCACTTGTAAGGGTTTATTGTTAGCCAGTGCTAAACGGAATTTTGCGCCGGGGGATAAACGTTGAGACGATGATGGTGTAGACATATTATTGATCTCCTTGAATTGGTGTAGATTCTGTTTCTGTCTTTGATTCTGTGGCTAGTTGATGTGCAATTTTAGTTTCAATGTTTTTACGTGAAGCTGCGATATGACGACGCATTAGCATTTCGGCTAATTCCCCATCCCGATCACTAATGGCTTCGATAATTTGGGCGTGTTCTGAAAAAGCGCGACTGGCTCTGGGGCTATGCATACCAAACTGGCAACGGTACATGCGAACTAAGTGATAGAGCTGGCCACATATCAAATGTATAAGTTGGGCATTATGGCTGCCTAAGATAACTTTATAATGAAAGTCTAAATCACCTTCTTCTTGATAGTAAGCGACACCATCTTTAAGTGCTTGCGCCGATGCGTGTTGGCTAAGCATAGCTTTCATGTCGACAATTTCGGCATCAGTCATGTTTTCTGCCGCTTGTCTGCATGCCATACCTTCTAACGCTTCACGCACAAAGTACAAGTCGAGTAAACCTTGCGTTGTACATTGCACTACCCGTGAACCGATATTGGCTTTACGCTCAATTAAATGACATTTTTCTAATCGATTTAATGCTTCACGCAGGGTAGAACGACTAATTTGGTAACGTTTTGCTAGCTCGGGTTCACTGATCTTACTGCCCGCAAGTATGTCACCATCAACAATGGCACGCTGCATTTGTTCAAAAACTTTATCTGCTGTGGTCACAGCGACTATTTTAGTTGGATCATCTAAAGGCATAAGATTGTCGACAATGTTTAGGTTTAGCTCAATATTATTTGATTTTTACATATTGTCAACACTTACACATCAAAACCGAAACATAAAGATCAATAAATCGAGAATGTCCATCCCAATTCCCATACTTTTCACTTATTAAGCAACCTAATTATTGGCAGATCTTGATAGCAGTAAAGATAAAGTAATAATCCCAATTCTTAATGGTGAGAACTGGACAGTTATTCAAGGTGATCTATACTTGATATTGAAAAGCGTTTTATCTACTGACAGACCTAAGAGGTGGAGTGGATATAGCAACCACGTCAGTTTCTGGGCTTAAAACGTGGCCAACGGGAAAGAAGCAGAACCCTGTAATAGCTAATTCTCGACGCGCTTTTCACACTTCTATACTCCGCATTAAATTACATGCAGCCATCACTTATCCCTCAGTTATATAGCCAATACCCATTATTTTTTAAGGGTTAAAAGCGTTCTAAATTGATATTCCACTGAATTTCACGGCTAAATTTGCTACACTGTTCTAACTCGAAATAAATACATAAAATAGAGCAGGACTGTTCTAACTGAGGACTAATGAGTATTAATAGGGATAAATACAGTATTGATAATACTGATTACACAGTCGGACAAGATAACGTGCAGAAATGGGGGTTTGATGTTCACAACCCGGTATTCGGTATCAGTGCATCGCTAATCGGCTTATTCTTGCTGGCAATTTTATTAGTTGATCCAGAAACATCAAAATCATTTCTAGATGGCATCAAATGGCAAATTATAGGCACCTTTGATAGCCTCTTCATGTGGTCTGCAAACATCTTTGTTATTTTCTGCCTAGGTTTAATTGTCTCGCCATACGGTAAAATCCGTTTAGGTGGCGATGATGCTAAAGCTGATTACAGCCGCATGTCTTGGATTGCCATGCTATTTGCTGCCGGCATGGGTATTGGCCTTATGTTCTGGGGGGTTGCAGAACCTGTTGCTTATTACACAGGTTGGTATGAAACACCGCTTAACGTAGCAGCAAACACGCCTGAAGCAGCACAACTGGCATTAGGCGCGACTATGTTCCACTGGGGGTTACACCCATGGGCAATTTATGGTGTAGTTGCACTATCACTGGCTTTCTTCTCTTATAACAAAGGCCTACCACTTTCAATGCGTTCTGTATTCTACCCGATCTTAGGTGATAGAACGTGGGGTTGGGCTGGTCACATTGTTGATATCTTAGCTGTAATCGCGACCCTATTTGGTTTAGCGACATCACTTGGTTTGGGCGCGCAACAAGCAGCAAGTGGTTTCCATCATGTGTTAGGTATTGATAACGATCTATTTTTACAAATTTCAATCATCTTTATCGTAACCTTGCTGGCTGTAGTATCGGTTATACGTGGTATTGACGGCGGCGTAAAAGTAATTAGTAACATCAACATGCTACTCGCGTTAGTGCTATTAGTATTCGTTGCGTTAGTCACATTTGCGGTATCTATGGGCACGATCCCGACGACTATTATGGGTTATGTTAAAAATATCATTCCATTAAGTAATCCAATTGGTCGTGAAGACGAAGCTTGGATGCACGGTTGGACTGTATTCTATTGGGCATGGTGGATTTCATGGTCACCATTCGTAGGTATGTTCATCGCGCGTATTTCACGTGGTCGTACTATTCGTGAATTCATCACAGCTGTATTACTCATTCCTACAAGTGTAACGGTTTTATGGATGTCTGTATTTGGTGGCGTAGCTATCGATCAGGTAGTGAATAAAGTTGGTACTTTAGGTACTGAAGGTCTAAAAGAAGTACCTTTAGCTATGTTCCAAATGTTTGATGCTTTACCTATGGGTGACGTGTTATCAATGCTCGCGGTATTGTTAGTATTAGTATTCTTCATTACTTCTTCTGACTCTGGTTCGTTGGTTATCGACAGCATCACTGCTGGTGGTAAAGTTGATGCGCCAATACCACAACGTGTATTCTGGGCATTCACCGAAGGTGCAATCGCTGCAGCACTACTTTGGGTTGGCGGTACACAAGCAATTGAAGCATTACAAGCAGGTGCCATTTCCACAGCACTGCCATTCACAGTGATCTTATTGGTTATGTGTGTGAGCTTGATAATGGGTTTAAGAACTGAGCAACATAATAAACGTTAAGTTGGTTTTAAAACTTTAAAATACAAGCTGTCAGAATTTACTGGCAGCTTATTTTATCCCTCGCAATAATACGACTTAACAGACAAATTTCTCACCGTAATACCCTCGCTTGATCGGCTGCCAATCTTTTTCTACGTTCTTCAATTCTCACAGCTAATACTTGCTCTTGTAAGTGGTCTATGGCCTATATATGTTCGTAGCCTAAGACTGTGCACTAAACGAACATATTAGACTTGAATTAATCTGTGATATGCCAGCATGACAATAACTTGCTCTTTAGTTTTAACATTAAGTTTTAATTTTAATTGGTTTAAGTGGAAACGAACTGTTCTTTCAGTTATTTTCATTTTTTCTGCGACTTGAATGGCGGTGAGACCAAGACTAATCCATTGTGCGCATTCCAACTCTCGAGCAGACATATCCGTGGTTAAGATGGTCCCCCTTGATGACTCAATCAAATAATTTAATTGGCGATAGAATACCGTAGCAAGCACTTTTAACGTATCTCTGTGGATCTGGAGCCATATATTGGAATTCTCACCTTCTTGCAGTGCAAAACCAAAACCAGTGGTACTGTCACTACTGGGAATGGCTATCGATACACCATCCTTTAAATGAAACTCATTAGCCTCATGCCAATAATTGTTCTGCATTGCCGTTTGCTGTATGAGCTTTCTTGAAAACTCCCATGTGAAAGGCTCAGTTGCAACATTACATAATGCAACTGTCGAATCTATATGTTGATATTCATTTTCAACGTAATGAGAAATCCAATTAACGTTATAATCACTTATTACTTTAGTTTCAACATCTTGGCAATGAGGAATATGCATGTATGCAAAATGTTGAATTCCAATTCTGTTTATAATTATTTTAAATTGAATTATTAGCTCTTCTTCAGAATTACAAGACAGTATTTTTTCGATTAGTTCGATGTCCATGTTTACTTCAGCTCTTGATTAAAATTCAACGTAACTATAGTCAGTAAACACACCACTGTCAGATTTGACAGTATGAAATACCGAAAACAACCTACAATGAAAAGTAATAAACTAAATTTACAATTTATGACGTTTTCAGGTCGATAGAGAGGTCGATGATGAAAAGCACAATACGAACAGCTATTCACTTGGGATCATTACTATTGAGTATCTATGCTTCGAGTGCACTAGTTGGTACCACAGAATTGGTCAGCATGGCCAGTGACGGCTCCGAAAGTAACGGAGCAAGCCTAACTGTAGCTATCAGTGCCAATGGCCGCTATGTGGCATTTCAATCCAACGCCAATAACTTGGTTGCAGATGATACTAATGGTCAGTACGATATCTTTATCTATGATCGTAACAATAGTACTACTGAAAGGGTTAGCATAAGCAGTAATAACACTCAAGCAAATTCTAATAGTGGGCACCCTTCAATCAGTGCTGACGGTCGTTATGTGGCCTTTCACTCCCTAGCCAACAACCTGGTTGCTAACGATACAAATGGTTCATTTGATATTTTTGTTCACGACCGCAACAACGGTACTACAGAGAGGCTCAGTGTAACCAGTGAAAACATCCAGGGCGGAGCTGACAGTCAACACCCGTCCATCAGCGCTGACGGGCGCTATGTAGCATTTCATTCTTTAGCCAACAACCTCGTTGTTAACGATACCAACGATTCTTTCGATATTTTTGTTCAAGACCGCAACAGCGGAATTACTGAAAGGGTCAGTATAAGCAGTGATAGCATCCAGGGCGAAGCTAATAGTCAGCATCCCTCCATTAGTTCTGACGGTCGCTATGTAGTATTCCACTCCCTAGCCACTAATCTTGTTACTAAGGATATCAACGGCGCTATCGATATCTTTGTTTACGACCGCAATAGCAATACTATTGAGCTAGTTAATGTCGCCAATAACGGTAGTCAAGCTAATGACGATAGTGCTTACCCTTCCATAAGCGCCGACGGTCGTTATGTGGCATTTGACTCTATCGCCAATAATCTTGTTACAAGCGATACCAATGGAGCCCGCGATGTCTTTATTCACGACCGTAGCGATAAAAATACCGAGCGAGTAAGCGTGGCAGATGACGGTTCCCAAGGGGATTCTACCAGCACTTTTGCCAGCATTAGTGCGGACGGTCGTTATGTGGCTTTTACATCTTTCGCTGTGAATCTGGTTGCTAACGATACTACCGATATCTGTATTTTCAATATTTGTCCTCTCAATATTCTTGTTCACGACCGTAACAAGAATAAGACTGAGCGGGTAAGTGTTGCCAGTAATGGAACTCAAGCTAACGATTCAAGTTACTTCCACTCCATCAGTGCAAACGGCCGCTATGTAGCATTCTCCTCTGACGCTAATAACTTAGTTACTGATAATAACAGTGGTTACACAGATATCTTTGTCTACGACCGCGGCATTGGCATCGATTCAGACTCTGATGGAGTTCCGGACGATGAGGATAATTGTCCGACGGTCCAAAACCCTGGACAAGAAGATAGTACACCTGCCCCCCCTAGCGGAGAGGCTTGTGCTGATGAACCACCAGATGGAAATCCACCAGGCGACTCATCTGGCGACTCATCTGGCGGCTCATCTGGTATTTTTGGTAGTTTAATGCTGTTTATTGAACTAGTTAGAAGACGTAATGTAGCTCAGATAATATCCGATATGTGGCTATAATAAGTTTACTTAGAACGACTGTTATTTAAGAGTTAACCAGTGTCTTGTCTTAGTTTAAATGAGGTTTAGATATGAATATCAACATTAATCACTTTAAAGGCTTGGTTACCTTTGCCATTATTTGTTTTCAATTCATAGGGTCACAATCTGTCATTGCTGCGGAAAGGTCTGAAGAAGATGCGTTAGCTAGAGCTCAGGCCCAAATGAATTCAGAAGTGCTATCCAAACCATTCTTGGCTGAGAAACCAAAGGAAGTAGATGCATATATTAAAAGTATGCTAGAAAAAAATGTAACGCCACCAGAATATCACGGCGCATACTGGCGCCCAGGATATACCTGCCATGATCTACTTCGTTATAACTGGACTCAATACCGCAATTGTAAATATTATTATCGCTATTATGGGCGTTATTATTATTAATAATTTCAAATATATATGAGGATATTAAAATGAATGCCAAAATCAAAATTATTACGATTGGACTTTTTATTACTGTCCTATCTAGCTGTTCAGCCCTGCATACATCCATTTCAAAAAGTGATTTGGATGTACAAACAAAAATTAGTACATCCATTTTTGTCGATCCCGTTCCAGCTGAGAAACGTAAGATATATTTAGAAGTTAGAAGTGGTGTTATGGAGTTTGACCGTAATTCTTTTCGAAAATCATTAGAGAGTCAATTGGTTAATAGTGGTAATGGCTATACGTTGACAGATTCCCCTGGAAAAGCACAATATTCAATGAGTGTTTTCGTTCGTAACCTTGAAAAAACCACGCCAAATGATGCTAAAACAGCATTAAGTGCAGGTTATCAAGGTGTAGGAATAGGTGCTGCAGCGGGTTATGCAGCTGGGGGTTCTCTTGAAGATGCCGCCGGTGCAGGTTTAATAGGAGGTCTTTTATCTACTGCCGCTAACGCCTTTGTTCAGGATGTTATGTATCTTTTAGTTGCTGATATTCAAATAAAAGAACGTGCTGGTAATGGTGTGATTGTTCGTCGAGACTCTAAAGTAAACACTAAAATTTCAGATGATGGGGCCACGACACAAACCTACTCTGAAGCTACAACACAAAAAGAGTATCGTACTCGTGTCGTTACTACAGCTAATAAAGCCAACTTGGAATTACCTGAAGCACAACCGCTAATGTTTGAAAAAACAGCCTATGCAATGGCCGCTTTTTTCTAACAATGCATCCATTAAGGACTAAACATTTACTAACGCTTATGAAGGTACTTAAATGTAAATAGGTTATTTCTATTAACACTGAAGTTATTAACGAGCTATTGCGCTTTTAACAAAACTTGTTAGTATTGACGCATATATAGTCGGGGGGCCTAAAAGGCTGAGAGCGCACATTGCGAGACCCGTTGAACCTGATTCAGTTAACACTGACGTAGGGAACTATCAGTCTTGCTTCTCCTGATTTGACCTGTTACGTCTCTCAATCTTTGGCTCGATAAAGTTCCTATACGTCTGTACTAGGGATATTTATGCGAAAGGTCACAAAAAACACATCAACACCAGTTTCATTAACACCACTTTCATCAATAAAAAGTCCACTAAAAAACAGCCCATCAACACCGATAGTATTAACGATCGCAGGATCTGATAGTGGTGGCGGCGCGGGTATTCAAGCCGATATCAAAGCAATATCCGCAACAGGCAGTTATGCTTGTTCGGTGATCACAGCTATTACCGCGCAAAATACCCTTGGCGTATCGGCTATATTCCCCATCCCACTAGAGCATATCGACAATCAACTCGATGCTGTCTTTAGCGATTTAAATATCGTAGCCGTTAAAGTCGGCATGCTGGCAGACTGCGATATCATCAAGGTTGTCGCCGCTAAAATTAAGCAATACAAGCCCCGATTCTTAGTCGTTGATCCTGTCATGGTAGCCACCAGCGGCGATTTACTGTTAAAAGAATCAGCCATCAACACCCTTAAATCTGAGTTATTACCGCTTGCCGATTTGATCACCCCTAACTTACCTGAAGGTGCCGCTTTAACAGGTTCACCGCAGCCAATTTGTGAGGATGATATGGGCGATATGATCAACGCATTACGCCAACTTAACGTCAACGCGGTGTTATTAAAGGGCGGTCACTTAGAACAAGATGAAAACAGTAACGACCTGCTTATCTTTCAAGATCACGTAGAACTGTTAACCGTAAAACGGGTTAATACCCACAATACCCATGGTACTGGCTGTACGTTATCTTCTGCCATCGCATCTTATTTAGCGCAAGGACATGATCTACTTCAAGCGGTAAAATTGGGTAAAAAATACATATCCAACGCGATTGCCCATGCCGATGAATTAGATATAGGCAGTGGTCATGGCCCGGTAAATCATTTCTTTGCTGGTCACGCTGATGCCTAGTCCCTCGCAGACAAGCCTTGATCTTAAAGACAACCTTGCGGTTAACATAGCGATTAAGAACGGTTATTTACACTACCACGACAGTATCGAACCAGTGCTAAGCCAATTTAATATGACGATGCCCGCAAAACAGTGGACATGTATCTTAGGTCGCAGCGGCTGCGGAAAAACCTCGCTGCTGCGTTATCTTGCTGGCTTGTTAGATCAGCAAGTGACTTGGTCAGGTGAATGCTCAATTGACGCGAATCATCAACTATTACCAGATTTAACCGATCAAGTTGCCTACATGGCGCAACAAGACTTACTGCTACCTTGGTTATCCGTGCTCGACAATGTCACCTTAAGTAATAAATTTGGTACCGAGACATCACAAGCCAATAATGATAAAGCCTTAAGTCTACTTGCTAAAGTTGGACTTGTTGACAACGCTCATCATTTTCCACAACAACTATCTGGCGGCATGCGTCAACGTGTGGCATTGGCAAGAACGTTAATGCAAGACAAACCCGTGGTATTAATGGATGAACCGTTTTCAGCCTTAGATGCCGTGACTCGTTATCGATTACAAGATCTTGCTTGTGAATTATTAGCAGATAAAACTGTAGTGTTAATCACCCACGATCCCCAAGAAGCGATCCGTCTCGCCGACCATATCTATATTATGCAAGGCACGCCTGCTAGCGCTGAGCATTTATCCGTACCT is a window of Moritella sp. Urea-trap-13 DNA encoding:
- the prpC gene encoding 2-methylcitrate synthase; translation: MTDKKLSGAGLRGQSAGDTALCTVGKSGSGLTYCGYDVADLAENATFEEVAYLLFNGELPTLDQLETYKAQLHTLRDLPQSLKEVLQHIPADAHPMDVMRTGCSFLGNIEPETDFSEQNKAANRLLAAFPAIMCYWYRYSHDGVEIDCTTDEDSLAGHFLKLLRGETPSAQHRRVMDVSLILYAEHEFNASTFSARVCASTLSDMFSCVTGAIGTLRGPLHGGANEAAMDMIQKFTSPTDAKIQMAAMLERKEKIMGFGHAIYSTSDPRNVIIKKWSEKLAHEHGDTALYDISVACEEFMWDSKKLFCNADFFHASAYHFMGIPTKLFTPIFVCSRLTGWAAHVMEQRSNNRIIRPSADYIGAEPRVVTPISER
- the prpB gene encoding methylisocitrate lyase — translated: MSTPSSSQRLSPGAKFRLALANNKPLQVVGTINAYCAIMAEQLGHQAIYLSGGGVANASYGLPDLGMTSLNDVLVDVQRITAASSLPLLVDIDTGWGGAFNIAKTIRDMEKAGAAAVHLEDQVAQKRCGHRPNKEIVSTAEMVDRIKAAVDARTDPDFFIMARTDSFAQEGLEAAIARAQAYVAAGADGIFAEAVKTEVHYRAFSAALDVPILANITEFGQTELWNKDQLGEWGCAMVLYPLSAFRAMNKAAEQVYKTLLTDGDQKAVVGNMQTRMDLYDYLGYHDYEQKLDSLFSEGKNK
- a CDS encoding GntR family transcriptional regulator — encoded protein: MPLDDPTKIVAVTTADKVFEQMQRAIVDGDILAGSKISEPELAKRYQISRSTLREALNRLEKCHLIERKANIGSRVVQCTTQGLLDLYFVREALEGMACRQAAENMTDAEIVDMKAMLSQHASAQALKDGVAYYQEEGDLDFHYKVILGSHNAQLIHLICGQLYHLVRMYRCQFGMHSPRASRAFSEHAQIIEAISDRDGELAEMLMRRHIAASRKNIETKIAHQLATESKTETESTPIQGDQ
- a CDS encoding BCCT family transporter: MSINRDKYSIDNTDYTVGQDNVQKWGFDVHNPVFGISASLIGLFLLAILLVDPETSKSFLDGIKWQIIGTFDSLFMWSANIFVIFCLGLIVSPYGKIRLGGDDAKADYSRMSWIAMLFAAGMGIGLMFWGVAEPVAYYTGWYETPLNVAANTPEAAQLALGATMFHWGLHPWAIYGVVALSLAFFSYNKGLPLSMRSVFYPILGDRTWGWAGHIVDILAVIATLFGLATSLGLGAQQAASGFHHVLGIDNDLFLQISIIFIVTLLAVVSVIRGIDGGVKVISNINMLLALVLLVFVALVTFAVSMGTIPTTIMGYVKNIIPLSNPIGREDEAWMHGWTVFYWAWWISWSPFVGMFIARISRGRTIREFITAVLLIPTSVTVLWMSVFGGVAIDQVVNKVGTLGTEGLKEVPLAMFQMFDALPMGDVLSMLAVLLVLVFFITSSDSGSLVIDSITAGGKVDAPIPQRVFWAFTEGAIAAALLWVGGTQAIEALQAGAISTALPFTVILLVMCVSLIMGLRTEQHNKR
- a CDS encoding LuxR family transcriptional regulator, which codes for MDIELIEKILSCNSEEELIIQFKIIINRIGIQHFAYMHIPHCQDVETKVISDYNVNWISHYVENEYQHIDSTVALCNVATEPFTWEFSRKLIQQTAMQNNYWHEANEFHLKDGVSIAIPSSDSTTGFGFALQEGENSNIWLQIHRDTLKVLATVFYRQLNYLIESSRGTILTTDMSARELECAQWISLGLTAIQVAEKMKITERTVRFHLNQLKLKLNVKTKEQVIVMLAYHRLIQV
- a CDS encoding TolB family protein — translated: MMKSTIRTAIHLGSLLLSIYASSALVGTTELVSMASDGSESNGASLTVAISANGRYVAFQSNANNLVADDTNGQYDIFIYDRNNSTTERVSISSNNTQANSNSGHPSISADGRYVAFHSLANNLVANDTNGSFDIFVHDRNNGTTERLSVTSENIQGGADSQHPSISADGRYVAFHSLANNLVVNDTNDSFDIFVQDRNSGITERVSISSDSIQGEANSQHPSISSDGRYVVFHSLATNLVTKDINGAIDIFVYDRNSNTIELVNVANNGSQANDDSAYPSISADGRYVAFDSIANNLVTSDTNGARDVFIHDRSDKNTERVSVADDGSQGDSTSTFASISADGRYVAFTSFAVNLVANDTTDICIFNICPLNILVHDRNKNKTERVSVASNGTQANDSSYFHSISANGRYVAFSSDANNLVTDNNSGYTDIFVYDRGIGIDSDSDGVPDDEDNCPTVQNPGQEDSTPAPPSGEACADEPPDGNPPGDSSGDSSGGSSGIFGSLMLFIELVRRRNVAQIISDMWL
- a CDS encoding complement resistance protein TraT; the encoded protein is MNAKIKIITIGLFITVLSSCSALHTSISKSDLDVQTKISTSIFVDPVPAEKRKIYLEVRSGVMEFDRNSFRKSLESQLVNSGNGYTLTDSPGKAQYSMSVFVRNLEKTTPNDAKTALSAGYQGVGIGAAAGYAAGGSLEDAAGAGLIGGLLSTAANAFVQDVMYLLVADIQIKERAGNGVIVRRDSKVNTKISDDGATTQTYSEATTQKEYRTRVVTTANKANLELPEAQPLMFEKTAYAMAAFF
- the thiD gene encoding bifunctional hydroxymethylpyrimidine kinase/phosphomethylpyrimidine kinase; the protein is MRKVTKNTSTPVSLTPLSSIKSPLKNSPSTPIVLTIAGSDSGGGAGIQADIKAISATGSYACSVITAITAQNTLGVSAIFPIPLEHIDNQLDAVFSDLNIVAVKVGMLADCDIIKVVAAKIKQYKPRFLVVDPVMVATSGDLLLKESAINTLKSELLPLADLITPNLPEGAALTGSPQPICEDDMGDMINALRQLNVNAVLLKGGHLEQDENSNDLLIFQDHVELLTVKRVNTHNTHGTGCTLSSAIASYLAQGHDLLQAVKLGKKYISNAIAHADELDIGSGHGPVNHFFAGHADA
- a CDS encoding ABC transporter ATP-binding protein, translating into MPSPSQTSLDLKDNLAVNIAIKNGYLHYHDSIEPVLSQFNMTMPAKQWTCILGRSGCGKTSLLRYLAGLLDQQVTWSGECSIDANHQLLPDLTDQVAYMAQQDLLLPWLSVLDNVTLSNKFGTETSQANNDKALSLLAKVGLVDNAHHFPQQLSGGMRQRVALARTLMQDKPVVLMDEPFSALDAVTRYRLQDLACELLADKTVVLITHDPQEAIRLADHIYIMQGTPASAEHLSVPTSATPRQFDAECAQLQQQIMSCLAKEYRDESGVGYE